One window from the genome of Xiphophorus hellerii strain 12219 chromosome 16, Xiphophorus_hellerii-4.1, whole genome shotgun sequence encodes:
- the cbx8a gene encoding chromobox protein homolog 8a isoform X1: protein MGCAELNSPGEDEKGEGRNNKSGRNRRGCMVNHGAVGCRRERLCSRVHHQTADQTGSLGISGEMEGLVSEVSTEKQQRQQRRTALHPGRSYNCSAWYSTWEPEENILDERLFAAFEERERERELFGPKKRGPKPETFLLKAKAKAKEKTYEFRREAPRGIQVSYPIPEHVVTPRAREGLRAVVPTIFPPSAINRGESVPIRPPEPERRPRPVPLEALLDQESRGSPKKRGRKPKLHPHYDPHDASGSSEPAPKRSRSLEEQSIMSRRLHHHGETSDHSLLQLTKRFQEETTITPKSNSEQKHAGLSYTCAFSPGERKRDPEGHRTYSLSRLDFPQHGKLKRSAEERGHQAAVLSSQADPTVPSAPTWTPCYTNWDTVTVTDVTMNLLTVTIRESSTAKGFFRD, encoded by the exons ATGGGATGTGCGGAATTAAACAGCCCCGGAGAGGACGAAAAGGGGGAaggcagaaataataaaagcgGCAGAAATCGACGTGGTTGCATGGTGAATCATGGAGCTGTCGGCTGTCGGCGAGAGCGTCTTTGCAGCCGAGTCCATCATCAAACGGCGGATCAGACGG ggtCGCTGGGAATATCTGGTGAAATGGAAGGGCTGGTCTCAGAAGTgagtacagaaaaacagcagaggcAGCAGCGAAGGACAGCGCTCCATCCTGGTCGATCTTACAACTGCAGCGCCTG GTACAGCACCTGGGAGCCGGAGGAAAACATCCTGGACGAGCGGCTGTTCGCCGCCTTCGAGGAGAG GGAGCGCGAAAGGGAGTTGTTCGGGCCCAAAAAGAGGGGACCCAAACCCGAGACTTTTCTCCTGAAG GCCAAAGCCAAAGCTAAAGAGAAGACGTATGAGTTCAGAAGAGAGGCTCCCAGAGGAATCCAGGTTTCCTATCCCATCCCGGAGCACGTCGTCACGCCGAGGGCCCGTGAGGGTTTACGGGCAGTGGTTCCCACCATCTTCCCTCCGAGTGCGATCAACAGAGGGGAAAGCGTCCCGATTCGACCCCCAGAGCCGGAGAGGAGGCCCAGACCGGTTCCGCTGGAAGCTCTCCTGGACCAGGAGTCCAGGGGGTCCCCCAAAAAACGAGGTCGCAAGCCGAAGCTACACCCGCATTATGATCCGCATGACGCCAGCGGCTCCTCAGAGCCAGCCCCGAAGCGGAGCAGGTCACTGGAGGAGCAGTCCATCATGTCTCGACGCCTGCATCATCACGGAGAGACGTCGGATCACAGCCTCCTACAGCTGACCAAGAGGTTTCAGGAGGAGACCACGATCACGCCGAAATCCAACAGCGAGCAGAAACACGCAGGGCTGTCGTACACATGCGCCTTCAGTCCAGGCGAGCGTAAAAGGGATCCAGAGGGACACAGGACTTACAGTTTGAGCAGGCTGGATTTTCCTCAGCACGGGAAGCTGAAGCGCTCCGCAGAGGAGCGGGGGCACCAAGCCGCTGTGCTGTCCTCACAGGCCGACCCGACCGTGCCCTCAGCCCCAACCTGGACCCCCTGTTACACCAACTGGGACACTGTGACGGTGACGGATGTCACCATGAACCTGTTGACTGTGACCATCAGAGAGAGCAGCACCGCTAAAGGCTTTTTCAGAGATTAA
- the cbx8a gene encoding chromobox protein homolog 8a isoform X2, giving the protein MELSAVGESVFAAESIIKRRIRRGRWEYLVKWKGWSQKYSTWEPEENILDERLFAAFEERERERELFGPKKRGPKPETFLLKAKAKAKEKTYEFRREAPRGIQVSYPIPEHVVTPRAREGLRAVVPTIFPPSAINRGESVPIRPPEPERRPRPVPLEALLDQESRGSPKKRGRKPKLHPHYDPHDASGSSEPAPKRSRSLEEQSIMSRRLHHHGETSDHSLLQLTKRFQEETTITPKSNSEQKHAGLSYTCAFSPGERKRDPEGHRTYSLSRLDFPQHGKLKRSAEERGHQAAVLSSQADPTVPSAPTWTPCYTNWDTVTVTDVTMNLLTVTIRESSTAKGFFRD; this is encoded by the exons ATGGAGCTGTCGGCTGTCGGCGAGAGCGTCTTTGCAGCCGAGTCCATCATCAAACGGCGGATCAGACGG ggtCGCTGGGAATATCTGGTGAAATGGAAGGGCTGGTCTCAGAA GTACAGCACCTGGGAGCCGGAGGAAAACATCCTGGACGAGCGGCTGTTCGCCGCCTTCGAGGAGAG GGAGCGCGAAAGGGAGTTGTTCGGGCCCAAAAAGAGGGGACCCAAACCCGAGACTTTTCTCCTGAAG GCCAAAGCCAAAGCTAAAGAGAAGACGTATGAGTTCAGAAGAGAGGCTCCCAGAGGAATCCAGGTTTCCTATCCCATCCCGGAGCACGTCGTCACGCCGAGGGCCCGTGAGGGTTTACGGGCAGTGGTTCCCACCATCTTCCCTCCGAGTGCGATCAACAGAGGGGAAAGCGTCCCGATTCGACCCCCAGAGCCGGAGAGGAGGCCCAGACCGGTTCCGCTGGAAGCTCTCCTGGACCAGGAGTCCAGGGGGTCCCCCAAAAAACGAGGTCGCAAGCCGAAGCTACACCCGCATTATGATCCGCATGACGCCAGCGGCTCCTCAGAGCCAGCCCCGAAGCGGAGCAGGTCACTGGAGGAGCAGTCCATCATGTCTCGACGCCTGCATCATCACGGAGAGACGTCGGATCACAGCCTCCTACAGCTGACCAAGAGGTTTCAGGAGGAGACCACGATCACGCCGAAATCCAACAGCGAGCAGAAACACGCAGGGCTGTCGTACACATGCGCCTTCAGTCCAGGCGAGCGTAAAAGGGATCCAGAGGGACACAGGACTTACAGTTTGAGCAGGCTGGATTTTCCTCAGCACGGGAAGCTGAAGCGCTCCGCAGAGGAGCGGGGGCACCAAGCCGCTGTGCTGTCCTCACAGGCCGACCCGACCGTGCCCTCAGCCCCAACCTGGACCCCCTGTTACACCAACTGGGACACTGTGACGGTGACGGATGTCACCATGAACCTGTTGACTGTGACCATCAGAGAGAGCAGCACCGCTAAAGGCTTTTTCAGAGATTAA
- the LOC116735116 gene encoding meteorin-like protein, which yields MLPAVIILACLPVLALQCAADLCNWSGSGFAAGVDRRIVLQVRLRCTEGLVSWVYPGQALRVALEPNLPSIRYNTVCIQPSPSLSGASVFIERAGELVLLETEDDGRTGRQVFCFRADEPHSPVIYLQAGPQSPGTWIRRTVGFRYELLRNRGVYASCRPCNDTELLMAVCSSDFVVRGYIKNVFHDSRRQSSLVEVLTTKVYWQRSGVFVQQMRPSMSPQSWHGHIRTLLQCHVKPGDGQFLFTGSEHLGEAWLGCAPRYKDFLSVYHKARIGRRTSCDFPLD from the exons ATGTTGCCAGCTGTGATCATTCTCGCCTGTCTGCCTGTCCTGGCTCTTCAGTGTGCAGCTGATCTGTGCAACTGGTCTGGAAG CGGTTTTGCAGCTGGCGTTGACCGCAGGATCGTTCTCCAGGTGCGGCTTCGCTGCACAGAAGGTCTCGTGAGCTGGGTCTACCCGGGTCAGGCTCTCAGAGTGGCGCTCGAGCCCAATTTGCCGTCCATCCGGTACAACACGGTCTGCATCCAACCGTCTCCATCCCTCAGCGGAGCCAGCGTTTTCATTGAGCGGGCCGGAGAGCTGGTCCTGCTGGAGACGGAGGACGACGGGCGCACCGGGCGGCAGGTGTTTTGTTTTCGGGCGGATGAGCCGCACAGTCCGGTCATCTACCTCCAGGCCGGACCGCAAAGTCCAGGAACGTGGATCAGACGCACAGTGGGCTTCAGATATGAGTTGCTGCGCAACAGGGGCGTCTACG CTTCATGCCGACCCTGCAATGACACAGAATTGCTCATGGCTGTTTGCAGCAGTGACTTTG tGGTTCGAGGCTACATCAAGAATGTCTTCCATGACTCTAGAAGGCAGTCATCACTAGTGGAGGTGTTGACAACAAAGGTTTACTGGCAGCGTAGTGGAGTGTTTGTGCAACAAATGCGTCCATCTATGTCCCCTCAGTCCTGGCATGGACACATCCGGACGCTCCTGCAGTGCCACGTAAAGCCTGGGGACGGACAGTTCCTCTTCACAGGGTCAGAGCACTTAGGGGAAGCTTGGTTAGGGTGCGCCCCACGCTACAAAGACTTCCTCTCCGTCTACCACAAGGCCAGGATAGGACGAAGGACTTCCTGCGACTTCCCTCTGGATTGA